Proteins from one Methanococcus maripaludis C5 genomic window:
- a CDS encoding TIGR04279 domain-containing protein: protein MKIINFLIPILLILGAIPTGFALNDEIVVIVSTPADAIIAAQYAKEMGYKFVYTPADQLSTGAENAIKNAKNAIIVGGPKAVSQNVENQLKSKIANVERVSGETRVETSTALFKKLITQKPEVAENIVIAEGFNEDITPSALSFGAPVLYYSQESYGEVKELLESLNVENAVIMGNNVPSEIRKTVSEVSKTTTVATGTVEAIVKTVLSAAPAINPDIIGVAASVVCAEQTENPIIAAIESFAAGEIGTIVSVTNIDESAIDEIVSKTTEITSEISISSDNEKVSESISESASEEGATTTTTTTTTTTSSSSSSSSSSSSSTTTATQKYTIVLIDSVEKVKFADMSASGTDGNNIEITGDDNIVLPDMALKTDMVQKSYVGSSGNVRIYYEGTGSGLNLLYPIECGALTYGNDVTATFYGSTALASKEVTAHVITNRQEFRDAINDLLDGDADTFISMLNNAQKTTETTDGSGDVDFTITPTTYGENIVIVTLGNGTIGTTATVLGFSAFENLMYELDLQVTGFNPATNQFYTTMTVNDTLSNGVRYGLMVINKDNYEFELEILGNSSSDKYFDVSIVGDEGSVKIIDDSELVSMTASSVQGILDAAFLDGTMGMGYTPVTTNSVVNRTLTLDFGTGDEVYLIGIAYDTTTKKIVAMAQTEETL from the coding sequence ATGAAAATTATTAATTTTCTAATCCCAATTTTGCTTATTCTCGGGGCAATTCCGACGGGTTTTGCTTTGAATGATGAGATAGTTGTAATTGTATCGACCCCTGCAGATGCAATTATTGCTGCTCAATATGCAAAAGAGATGGGATATAAATTTGTATACACCCCTGCAGACCAACTTTCTACAGGTGCTGAAAATGCCATCAAAAATGCAAAAAATGCAATAATTGTTGGTGGCCCTAAAGCAGTTAGTCAAAATGTTGAAAACCAATTAAAATCAAAAATTGCCAATGTTGAACGTGTTTCAGGAGAAACTAGGGTTGAAACATCTACGGCATTGTTTAAAAAACTTATCACTCAGAAACCTGAAGTTGCAGAAAATATCGTAATTGCAGAAGGTTTTAATGAGGATATTACACCTTCAGCACTAAGTTTCGGTGCACCAGTTTTATATTATTCACAAGAAAGCTATGGAGAAGTTAAAGAACTTCTAGAATCGCTAAATGTGGAAAATGCAGTTATCATGGGAAACAATGTCCCAAGTGAAATTAGAAAAACTGTAAGTGAAGTTTCAAAAACTACAACTGTTGCAACAGGAACTGTCGAAGCTATTGTTAAAACAGTGTTATCTGCAGCACCTGCAATAAATCCTGATATTATTGGAGTGGCTGCATCAGTCGTTTGTGCAGAACAAACTGAAAATCCAATTATTGCGGCAATAGAAAGCTTTGCTGCGGGTGAAATTGGAACAATAGTTTCAGTTACAAACATTGATGAAAGTGCAATCGATGAGATTGTTTCAAAAACTACTGAAATTACCTCCGAAATTTCAATTTCAAGTGATAATGAAAAAGTTTCAGAAAGTATCTCTGAATCAGCATCTGAAGAAGGAGCAACTACAACTACAACTACAACTACAACTACAACCAGTTCAAGTTCAAGTTCAAGTTCAAGTTCAAGTTCCTCCACAACCACAGCTACACAAAAATACACTATAGTTTTAATCGATAGTGTGGAAAAAGTTAAATTTGCAGATATGTCTGCATCAGGAACTGATGGAAACAATATTGAGATAACTGGTGATGATAACATAGTGCTTCCCGATATGGCCTTAAAAACAGATATGGTTCAAAAGTCATACGTAGGTTCATCAGGAAACGTTAGAATCTATTACGAGGGAACTGGAAGCGGTCTTAATTTGTTATATCCTATTGAATGTGGTGCTCTTACATACGGTAACGATGTAACTGCTACATTTTATGGTTCAACAGCACTCGCAAGTAAAGAAGTTACAGCACACGTAATTACCAATAGACAGGAATTTAGGGATGCAATAAATGACCTATTAGATGGGGATGCAGATACCTTTATTTCAATGCTTAATAATGCTCAAAAAACAACAGAAACAACAGATGGATCTGGAGATGTAGACTTTACAATAACTCCAACCACCTATGGTGAAAATATCGTTATTGTAACATTAGGTAATGGTACAATTGGTACGACTGCAACCGTTTTAGGATTCAGTGCATTTGAAAACCTAATGTATGAATTAGATCTTCAGGTAACTGGATTTAATCCTGCAACCAATCAATTTTATACGACCATGACCGTAAATGATACGCTATCAAATGGGGTAAGATACGGTTTAATGGTAATAAATAAAGATAATTATGAGTTTGAATTAGAAATATTGGGTAATTCTTCATCAGATAAATACTTCGACGTTTCAATAGTCGGAGATGAAGGATCTGTGAAAATTATAGATGATTCAGAACTTGTTTCAATGACTGCATCATCTGTCCAAGGTATTTTAGATGCAGCATTTTTAGATGGTACCATGGGAATGGGTTACACTCCGGTTACTACAAATAGTGTGGTAAACAGGACACTTACCCTCGATTTCGGAACTGGGGATGAAGTATACCTAATCGGAATCGCTTATGATACAACAACTAAAAAAATTGTGGCAATGGCACAAACTGAAGAAACGCTTTAA
- a CDS encoding DUF1616 domain-containing protein, with product MKNTQYSTIFLTLLLFMAVMGFLYVLGHPKQSEYFTEIYLLGEKNMAYEYPSKIYVGEEGVFNLGIVNHEGRNVTYFGEIWVLKTNSSNPEKDDHMLTEFNKSLEPKSSFIEGDWESQWEKNINFSIMEPGNYQIVVLVFKDKISEESLAEKLNNAQNNEILNLKLNIDVVDWT from the coding sequence ATGAAAAATACACAATATTCAACAATTTTTTTAACATTATTGTTATTTATGGCGGTTATGGGTTTTTTGTATGTTTTGGGACATCCTAAACAATCAGAATATTTTACTGAAATTTATTTGTTGGGCGAGAAAAATATGGCTTATGAATATCCTTCTAAAATTTATGTTGGCGAGGAAGGAGTATTCAACTTAGGCATTGTTAACCATGAGGGTAGAAATGTCACATATTTTGGGGAGATATGGGTTTTGAAAACGAATTCTTCAAATCCTGAAAAAGATGATCATATGTTAACTGAGTTTAATAAAAGTCTTGAACCAAAATCTTCATTTATCGAAGGGGATTGGGAATCCCAATGGGAAAAAAATATAAATTTTTCAATAATGGAACCCGGTAATTACCAGATAGTAGTTTTGGTATTTAAAGATAAAATTTCTGAGGAATCACTCGCTGAAAAACTAAATAATGCGCAAAACAACGAAATATTAAACCTGAAGTTAAACATTGATGTGGTAGATTGGACTTAA
- a CDS encoding DUF4350 domain-containing protein, whose translation MEKYFKYLLLGLIGVLLLSLPAGTPSLKAYSKYSIFNTGEHGCSNIAIEFNNAGFDIVPIYSSYDEYDFSENGVIFIIGPQRDFSKEEINNLKKFLESGNTIIVADDFGTSNRILNELQIPDRFSGERINDIFYRTDQNVIEVKNPEIYGGGSVVTYVPSYIRGSGTIGKTSNISKSDQKKGSLPIISEIMYSEGKIILIADPDIFTNQLSEYNSEFIENFISRLNYNQIYFDEIHHNDLNYELNIFYVQKTIPKEYVLMTILAITFSFRFLNKETFRKTIEKFIPQKSTDVNNYTDKTLTDVSNKHKINSKDLIRVINIIKDGKNGRKRIS comes from the coding sequence ATGGAAAAATATTTTAAATACCTTCTTTTGGGACTCATCGGCGTATTATTGTTATCATTGCCTGCAGGAACGCCCTCTTTGAAGGCATATAGTAAATATAGTATATTTAATACTGGTGAACATGGATGTTCAAATATCGCTATTGAGTTTAATAATGCAGGTTTCGACATCGTTCCGATATATTCAAGTTATGACGAATACGATTTTAGTGAAAATGGAGTTATTTTCATAATTGGCCCTCAAAGAGATTTTTCCAAAGAGGAAATAAATAATCTAAAAAAATTTTTAGAATCTGGAAACACAATAATTGTTGCAGATGATTTCGGAACTTCAAACAGAATACTAAATGAATTACAAATTCCAGATCGATTTTCGGGAGAACGTATAAATGACATATTTTACAGAACTGACCAGAACGTAATTGAAGTTAAAAACCCCGAAATTTATGGTGGCGGAAGTGTTGTTACATATGTTCCAAGCTACATCAGAGGGTCGGGCACCATTGGAAAAACCAGTAACATCTCCAAAAGTGACCAAAAAAAAGGTTCTTTGCCCATTATATCAGAAATAATGTATTCCGAAGGTAAAATAATATTAATAGCTGATCCAGATATATTTACAAATCAATTATCGGAATATAATTCAGAATTCATTGAAAATTTTATTTCTCGCTTAAATTATAATCAGATATATTTCGATGAAATTCATCATAATGATTTAAACTATGAACTAAACATTTTTTACGTTCAAAAAACTATACCAAAAGAATACGTCTTAATGACAATATTGGCCATTACTTTTTCATTTAGATTCTTAAATAAAGAAACTTTCAGAAAAACTATTGAAAAATTTATTCCTCAAAAGTCAACTGATGTAAATAATTATACTGATAAAACACTTACGGACGTATCAAACAAACACAAAATAAATTCAAAAGACCTAATAAGAGTAATTAACATTATAAAAGATGGTAAAAATGGAAGGAAAAGAATTTCTTAA
- a CDS encoding MoxR family ATPase — MEGKEFLKKVEKEMEKCIVGKEDIIKLLLVSLLSRGHVVLEGIPGLAKTTIVKNFAKVFGLKFSRVQLTPDTMPSDIIGVYYYSEKTKDFEIKKGPIFTNILLADEINRTPPKTQSAMLESMQENQATIEGNSLKLPDPFILMATMNPLESEGVYALPEAQMDRFMFKIKLEYPKKNEEIEMLKKKYECSFETVCPVISHLDLENAFEKVNNVHITEEILHYIYDLVQKTRIDERFIYGASPRASEQFLYASRAVAYLNGRDYVLPDDVKEIAKYILRHKVKLKIDYEFEGMNNEDIIDEIISNTDIIN; from the coding sequence ATGGAAGGAAAAGAATTTCTTAAAAAAGTCGAGAAAGAAATGGAAAAATGTATCGTTGGTAAAGAAGACATTATAAAACTTCTTTTGGTATCGCTACTTTCCCGAGGGCATGTGGTATTAGAAGGGATTCCAGGTTTAGCAAAGACTACAATTGTTAAAAATTTTGCGAAAGTTTTTGGATTAAAATTTTCGAGAGTCCAACTGACCCCCGACACCATGCCGAGCGATATTATCGGAGTTTATTATTATAGTGAAAAAACAAAAGATTTCGAGATTAAAAAAGGCCCTATTTTTACAAATATATTACTTGCAGATGAAATTAATAGAACCCCTCCAAAGACACAATCTGCGATGCTTGAATCAATGCAAGAAAATCAGGCTACTATTGAAGGAAATTCATTAAAACTTCCTGATCCATTTATATTAATGGCCACAATGAATCCTTTGGAATCTGAAGGAGTTTATGCACTTCCAGAAGCCCAGATGGATCGTTTCATGTTTAAAATAAAATTAGAATATCCGAAAAAAAATGAAGAAATAGAAATGTTAAAGAAAAAATATGAATGTTCTTTTGAAACCGTCTGCCCAGTCATATCCCATTTAGACCTAGAAAATGCTTTTGAAAAAGTAAATAATGTCCACATAACTGAGGAAATACTCCATTATATTTACGACCTTGTCCAAAAAACTCGTATCGATGAACGATTCATATATGGTGCATCCCCCAGAGCATCTGAACAGTTCTTATATGCTTCGAGAGCTGTTGCTTACTTAAATGGTAGAGATTATGTCTTACCTGATGACGTTAAAGAGATTGCAAAATACATTTTAAGACATAAAGTCAAACTAAAAATAGATTATGAATTTGAAGGAATGAATAATGAAGATATAATCGATGAGATTATCTCCAATACGGATATTATAAACTAG
- a CDS encoding DUF58 domain-containing protein: MKKHDFLIYITVLLFIEGYLFTNILPLSFGIIILFYLFLAMTSFNPLYEYDIIVPEMDVIENEKIVINLKIKNLSTNPLNFKITENSSEFEWSSKKKMIKSGTLSEIKLELKPIHKGCFLINEIPLKISDQFDIFEKVSLINTSLTINVYPSNERILNGLNMNKNIKLGTEILKSLKMGHKSSEFDYLRDYFPGDEFKNINWKASLKFGRLISKEFLKENEGNLTILVDVSQSFLKDFKGGNLKTDYVSMIVFQIAFYALKNYKFVNMVFFDDSGIVKFAPNITSKQSLKKYLKNRLVPSEGTPYIQNSPDRSSEKPTFLRILKPILKRSPEKFFHVTKLIDPKSTPLLITDISNIKQILTLHHEICKKNSKMYIISPNPLLFGIDEISENRIPIIYNQYIEREKNLFKLNKLCPTVDVGPNDLLKEILEEFK, from the coding sequence ATGAAAAAACATGATTTTTTAATATACATTACAGTATTGTTATTTATTGAAGGATACCTATTTACCAATATATTGCCCTTGTCATTTGGAATTATTATCTTATTCTATCTTTTTTTGGCAATGACTTCGTTTAATCCATTATATGAGTATGATATCATAGTTCCAGAAATGGACGTTATTGAAAATGAAAAAATAGTTATTAACTTAAAGATTAAAAATTTATCCACAAATCCATTAAACTTTAAAATTACTGAAAATAGTTCTGAATTTGAATGGAGTTCTAAAAAAAAAATGATTAAATCAGGCACACTTTCTGAAATAAAATTAGAACTAAAACCAATACATAAGGGATGTTTTTTAATTAACGAAATACCATTAAAAATTTCTGATCAATTCGATATTTTTGAAAAAGTATCTTTAATCAATACCTCGCTTACAATTAATGTTTATCCGTCAAATGAACGTATTTTAAACGGATTAAATATGAACAAAAATATTAAACTTGGAACTGAAATACTTAAATCACTTAAAATGGGACATAAAAGTTCTGAATTTGATTATTTACGGGATTATTTCCCAGGTGATGAATTTAAAAATATCAATTGGAAAGCTTCTTTAAAATTTGGTCGCCTGATATCAAAAGAGTTTTTAAAAGAAAATGAAGGAAATTTAACTATTTTAGTAGATGTAAGTCAGTCTTTTTTAAAAGATTTTAAAGGGGGGAATCTAAAAACCGATTATGTAAGTATGATTGTATTCCAAATTGCTTTTTATGCCTTAAAAAACTACAAATTTGTAAATATGGTATTTTTTGATGACTCGGGCATAGTAAAATTCGCGCCAAATATCACTTCAAAACAGTCTTTAAAAAAATATCTTAAAAATAGGTTGGTACCTTCTGAAGGAACCCCGTATATTCAAAATTCTCCAGATCGATCTTCCGAAAAACCTACTTTTTTAAGAATTTTAAAACCGATCTTGAAAAGATCGCCTGAAAAATTTTTTCACGTTACCAAGTTAATAGATCCTAAAAGTACCCCCCTATTGATAACCGATATTTCAAATATTAAACAAATTTTAACACTCCATCATGAAATCTGTAAAAAAAATTCAAAAATGTACATAATATCACCCAATCCATTATTATTTGGTATCGATGAAATCTCTGAAAACCGCATCCCCATAATATATAATCAATATATTGAGAGAGAGAAAAATTTATTTAAATTAAATAAATTATGCCCTACAGTAGATGTTGGCCCAAACGACCTTTTAAAAGAAATACTGGAGGAATTTAAATGA
- a CDS encoding acyl-CoA dehydratase activase — MILSIDIGSTTTKFVLMEDNKIIDYEIRNLGVVVEEIDVLKMVEEFKKGRPVKKTVATGYGRHKISFADKVVPEVIALGKGANYFFKDADGLIDIGGQDSKILKIKEGQVLDFILSDKCAAGTGKFLEKCIDILNLDKELNKYSSENCAKISSMCAVFAESEIISLLSKKIPKEEIIMGIYDSISNRITPMVKRMKLENIVFSGGVAKNNILIRVLEKHLGKTLLIPEEPQIVCAVGACLMA, encoded by the coding sequence ATGATTTTAAGTATCGATATAGGCTCAACCACAACCAAATTTGTACTGATGGAAGATAACAAAATAATAGACTATGAAATAAGGAATTTAGGGGTTGTGGTTGAAGAAATTGACGTTTTAAAAATGGTTGAAGAATTTAAGAAAGGAAGACCAGTTAAAAAAACAGTTGCAACAGGTTATGGAAGACATAAAATTTCTTTTGCTGATAAGGTTGTTCCAGAAGTAATTGCGCTTGGAAAAGGGGCCAACTACTTTTTTAAAGATGCTGACGGGTTAATTGATATTGGCGGGCAAGACAGCAAAATTTTAAAAATAAAAGAAGGTCAAGTTCTCGATTTTATCCTCTCTGACAAATGTGCCGCAGGAACTGGGAAATTTTTAGAAAAATGCATTGATATTCTAAATTTAGATAAAGAATTAAATAAATATTCTTCTGAAAATTGTGCAAAAATATCTTCGATGTGCGCCGTTTTTGCAGAAAGTGAAATAATTTCCCTCCTTTCTAAAAAAATACCGAAAGAAGAGATTATAATGGGAATTTACGACAGTATTTCAAATAGAATCACCCCAATGGTTAAAAGAATGAAACTTGAAAATATTGTATTTAGCGGAGGGGTTGCTAAAAACAATATTTTGATTAGAGTACTTGAAAAACATCTTGGAAAAACATTGTTGATTCCAGAAGAACCCCAAATCGTCTGTGCAGTAGGGGCTTGCCTGATGGCTTGA
- a CDS encoding acetate uptake transporter, whose translation MQERHATLINKSANPAPLGLMGFGMTTVLLNLHNIGLFEISSMILAMGIFYGGLSQVIVGIMEWKKGNTFGTLAFTSYGLFWLSLVGILTLPKFGLTNTPEPIEMAFYLGLWGVFTFGMFLGTFKKNRALQFVFGTLTILFLLLAIGDISGNLTVTRIAGIIGIICGSSAIYTGFAEVLNETYKKTVFPVFPITKKP comes from the coding sequence ATGCAAGAAAGACATGCTACACTGATAAATAAAAGTGCAAATCCTGCCCCGCTTGGACTTATGGGTTTTGGAATGACAACCGTGTTGTTAAATTTACACAATATTGGTTTATTTGAAATTAGCTCGATGATTCTTGCAATGGGAATATTTTACGGGGGATTATCACAAGTAATCGTCGGAATAATGGAATGGAAAAAAGGAAATACGTTTGGAACATTGGCTTTTACGTCATATGGGCTATTCTGGCTCAGTCTTGTCGGAATTTTAACTTTGCCAAAATTCGGACTCACAAATACGCCAGAACCCATTGAAATGGCATTTTACCTAGGTTTATGGGGAGTATTTACTTTTGGAATGTTTCTTGGAACATTCAAAAAAAATAGGGCTCTCCAATTTGTATTTGGAACCCTCACAATATTATTCTTATTACTTGCAATAGGCGATATTAGTGGAAATTTAACGGTAACCCGTATTGCCGGAATAATAGGGATAATCTGCGGATCTTCTGCAATCTATACAGGATTTGCAGAAGTTCTAAATGAAACATATAAAAAAACAGTATTTCCAGTATTTCCAATAACTAAAAAACCATAA
- a CDS encoding double-cubane-cluster-containing anaerobic reductase yields the protein MEELNSIKKINEAFTKRKDELYAQKDEGKKVFGLFCTFVPTELILAADAIPVGLCGGKEATIPSAEEILPRNICPLIKSSFGFKKEKSCPYFEASDVVLGETTCDGKKKMFEHMSEMVKLHVMQLPHFRDDRSKKMWLEEVEDLKKLIEEETGNEITEEKLKEAIDKVNNLRKLFYKIYELRANNPSPINGKDSLKLFQLAYLLDINTIESLLEEVVSELEERVKKGEGYSGKRILIAGCPMVAGNTKIPEIIEDAGAVVVGEESCTGTRQFENYVDGYTIEALSDRYFNISCACKFNNEERIDRLKELVKEQKADGVVYYTLQYCHTFNVEGTLIEKELKKSGIPIIRVETDYSESDKEQLKTRLEAFVEMI from the coding sequence ATGGAAGAGTTAAACTCCATAAAAAAAATTAATGAAGCATTTACAAAAAGAAAAGATGAATTATATGCGCAAAAAGACGAAGGAAAAAAAGTATTTGGGCTATTTTGTACATTTGTTCCAACAGAATTAATTTTGGCAGCTGACGCAATTCCGGTAGGACTTTGTGGTGGAAAAGAAGCTACAATACCTTCTGCAGAAGAAATTTTGCCAAGAAATATTTGCCCATTGATAAAATCCTCATTTGGATTTAAAAAAGAAAAATCATGTCCTTACTTTGAAGCTTCTGATGTCGTTCTTGGAGAAACCACTTGTGACGGAAAGAAAAAAATGTTTGAACATATGAGCGAAATGGTCAAACTCCATGTAATGCAGTTACCGCACTTTAGGGACGATAGATCTAAAAAAATGTGGCTCGAAGAAGTTGAAGACTTAAAAAAATTAATTGAAGAAGAAACTGGAAATGAAATTACTGAAGAAAAATTAAAAGAAGCTATCGACAAAGTAAACAACTTAAGAAAGCTGTTCTACAAAATTTACGAATTAAGAGCAAATAATCCTTCCCCCATAAACGGAAAAGATTCATTAAAATTATTCCAACTCGCATACCTCTTAGATATCAACACGATAGAATCACTTCTTGAAGAAGTGGTATCTGAACTTGAAGAAAGAGTTAAAAAAGGAGAAGGCTACTCTGGAAAACGAATTTTAATTGCAGGCTGTCCAATGGTTGCAGGAAACACAAAAATCCCAGAAATCATTGAAGATGCAGGTGCTGTAGTTGTTGGAGAAGAAAGTTGTACTGGAACAAGGCAGTTTGAAAACTACGTTGACGGATACACGATTGAAGCGCTTTCCGACAGGTACTTTAATATTTCTTGTGCATGTAAATTCAACAACGAAGAAAGAATCGATAGACTCAAAGAACTTGTAAAAGAACAGAAAGCTGATGGTGTTGTTTACTACACCCTCCAATACTGCCACACATTTAACGTGGAAGGTACTTTAATTGAAAAAGAGCTCAAAAAATCAGGCATTCCAATTATAAGAGTAGAAACCGATTACTCTGAAAGTGACAAAGAGCAGTTAAAAACAAGACTCGAAGCATTTGTAGAAATGATTTAA
- a CDS encoding TIGR00289 family protein, whose amino-acid sequence MKIASLYSGGKDSAYALFWALNQGWDVRYLVNVASKNKESYMFHIPNVELTDLVSESTGIEMVKVITKGEKEKEILDLQKNLEKLDIDGIVSGALASEYQRARIDHICEEIGIKSFAPLWHKDQELILRDTSKFFDFRMVSVAAYGLDKKWLGKRIDETNIEELLKIMEKYQINKAFEGGEAETFVFDAPFFEKKIEVLDYEIIWDGVSGSYNIKDAELVSKK is encoded by the coding sequence ATGAAAATTGCATCGCTTTATTCTGGCGGAAAAGATTCTGCTTATGCGCTATTTTGGGCACTAAATCAGGGCTGGGATGTTAGATATTTGGTAAATGTAGCTTCGAAAAATAAAGAAAGCTATATGTTTCACATTCCAAATGTTGAATTAACTGACCTAGTTTCAGAAAGTACTGGAATCGAAATGGTAAAAGTAATCACCAAAGGAGAAAAAGAAAAAGAAATTCTTGATTTACAAAAAAACCTTGAAAAATTAGATATCGATGGAATTGTAAGTGGTGCCCTTGCAAGTGAATATCAACGAGCAAGAATTGACCATATTTGTGAAGAAATCGGAATAAAATCGTTTGCACCGCTTTGGCATAAGGATCAAGAATTAATTTTAAGAGATACCTCAAAATTTTTTGATTTTAGAATGGTTAGCGTTGCAGCTTACGGGTTAGATAAAAAATGGCTTGGAAAAAGAATCGATGAAACAAATATTGAAGAACTATTGAAAATAATGGAAAAATATCAGATAAATAAAGCTTTTGAAGGTGGGGAGGCAGAAACTTTCGTATTTGATGCTCCATTCTTTGAAAAAAAAATTGAAGTTTTGGATTATGAAATTATATGGGATGGAGTTAGCGGAAGTTACAATATAAAAGATGCTGAGCTTGTTTCAAAAAAATAA
- a CDS encoding flagellar protein F yields the protein MGFSEIYGVAFLSIILLISLNVIYGTFESNLNNILSANDDHAYYLLKHSKENLTIQYEGIDLGVVNITVFNNGNIFENTSKWTVIFDGDVLNNPFMETTHVEPLSRTQIYFETIYNSTTIDDKRVVVSGEFGTTFTKIIDVS from the coding sequence ATGGGTTTTTCAGAAATTTACGGAGTTGCATTTCTTTCAATAATTTTGCTAATTTCATTAAATGTAATTTACGGAACTTTCGAATCAAATTTAAACAATATTTTAAGTGCAAATGATGATCATGCATACTATTTGTTGAAACATTCAAAAGAAAATCTTACGATCCAGTATGAGGGAATTGATTTAGGAGTTGTTAACATTACTGTATTTAATAATGGAAATATTTTTGAAAATACTTCAAAATGGACTGTTATTTTTGATGGAGATGTGTTAAATAATCCATTCATGGAAACAACGCATGTAGAACCTCTTTCAAGAACACAGATATATTTCGAAACGATTTATAATTCAACAACAATTGATGACAAAAGAGTGGTAGTTTCAGGAGAATTTGGAACGACATTTACAAAAATAATAGATGTTAGTTAA